A genome region from Cherax quadricarinatus isolate ZL_2023a chromosome 59, ASM3850222v1, whole genome shotgun sequence includes the following:
- the LOC128698827 gene encoding CCAAT/enhancer-binding protein, with translation MESPQLYDSADYNKKSVASAVKVKGSNLLYPGDDYSDLAELSAPEISLDLHNLIDDSQFNEGLIQDIQGLSVDKSTAHRGLGVNSMYNPLAYLPQPVHGATQFDRQYPDRSQLDRRVIKEEPHESQQEVAAHEYSACARVSASGYGAHYAGVPAYSSMTPTTIPGADSLCRSPLKSPNGGKIMPGCKKNVDKGSDEYKRRRERNNIAVRKSREKAKARTRETEEKVKKLVMDNDRLSKKCELLSKEVAVFRSLLANVHCLPEHMQRELRKQVEAFSQQHQHLINM, from the exons ATGGAGTCTCCACAGCTGTATGATAGTGCCGACTACAACAAGAAGAGTGTGGCTAGTGCTGTCAAGGTCAAAGGCAGCAACCTGTTGTACCCAGGAGACGACTACAGTGACCTGGCGGAACTGAGCGCGCCGGAGATATCCCTCGACCTACATAACCTCATTGACGACTCCCAGTTCAACGAAGGCCTCATTCAGGACATCCAGGGCCTGAGTGTGGACAAGAGCACCGCCCACCGAGGACTAGGCGTTAACAGTATGTACAATCCTCTAGCCTACCTACCCCAGCCCGTCCACGGGGCAACCCAGTTCGACCGACAGTACCCAGATCGAAGTCAGTTAGATCGACGGGTCATCAAAGAAGAGCCACATGAGAGCCAACAAGAGGTGGCGGCCCACGAATACAGTGCCTGTGCCAGAGTGAGTGCCAGCGGCTACGGTGCTCACTACGCGGGAGTACCAGCTTACTCCAGCATGACACCAACCACCATACCAGGAGCCGACAGCTTATGCAGATCGCCGCTTAAGTCCCCAAACGGAGGCAAAATAATGCCTGGGTGCAAGAAGAATGTTGATAAGGGTAGTGATGAGTATAAGCGAAGACGAGAGAGGAATAACATCGCCGTCAGGAAAAGCAGGGAGAAGGCGAAAGCCAGAACCCGGGAGACGGAAGAAAAAGTGAAG AAACTTGTGATGGACAACGATAGACTAAGTAAGAAATGTGAGCTACTTAGCAAAGAGGTGGCGGTCTTCCGCTCCTTGCTTGCCAACGTCCACTGCCTACCTGAGCACATGCAACGGGAACTCCGCAAGCAAGTCGAGGCCTTcagtcaacaacaccagcatcttATCAACATGTGA